Within the Nocardioides humi genome, the region GTAGAGCGACTCGTCCAGTCGCGAGTACGCCCCGTCGTCGATCTTCACCGCGATCAGCGAGGCGCCGTCGGTGGGATGGCACCATCCGGTCCCCTGCACGCGCAGCGGCTGGCCGAAGCCCGCGGTGGACGCGACCTGGAGGCTCACCGACTCGGCGGTGCAGGTGCTGGTGGGCGCGGTCACGGTGAAGTCGACCCCGACCGATCTGCCGGTGTCGCCGTCCTTGGCCGAGCCGGACAGCACCCGGACGTGATGCACCTCGCCGGGGAACCAGAGCGCGTCGGAGTTCTCCAGCGTCGGCAGCGGGATCGTGAGCGACCAACTGCCGTTGTCGTCAGCGACGACGGCTCCATGGATGCTCTTGTCGGCGTAGACCCCGCCGTTCACCGGATCGGTGATGTCGCGCTGGGTGGTCACGGGCGTGTCGTCGGGTCCGCGTACGTCGAATTTCACGACCACCCCGGACCCGCCGCCGGCGGGGTGGGTCCAGCCACGGCCCTCGAGCCGGAGGGACGTGCCGAAGACGACCTCGTCCGGCACCTCGAGCTCGGCGCCGTCCGGCGTGGTCTCCGTGGTGCCCGACGCCGGGGGCGCGAGCAGGAGCGCCGCCCACGGTGCCAGCAGGCACAGGACGACGAAGGTACGTAGCTGGGTGGTCATCGGACCAGCGCCTCCTCGATGTTGGCCACGATCCGGCTCATCAGGATCGGGCCGCCGGTCGAGGTCCACAGGGATCCGTCGACCGGGATGATGGTGTTGTCCTGATAGGCCTTCAGGGCGGTGAAGCCGGGCACCTTGACGGCCTCGGCGAGGGCTTGGCGCGCGGCGTCGGTACCGGTCCCGCCACCGGCGGACGGGTTGGTGACGCTCGACCCGCCGAGGGTCCCGAAGAACATGTGGTCGGCGTCGATCTCGGCGAGGTTCTCCAGCGAGACCGGGTTCGAGTGGCCGCGCCCTCGCCTGTCCTGGCTGGGGGGCCGCTTCAGCCCGAGATCCTCCAGGGCCACGCCGGCCGGCAGCTCCTTGAGGATGAGCGAGGGGGCCCCGCCCTGCCACCGCACGACGGAGAAGGTGTCGCCGGCCACGGCGTCGAGCCGCGCCGCGACGTCGGCCACCTGGGCGTCGTACTCCTCGACGACCTCGCGGCCCTTGTCGGCGAGGTTGAGGGCGTCGGC harbors:
- a CDS encoding iron-siderophore ABC transporter substrate-binding protein — encoded protein: MSPRTTVRSTAAAAVVVLLATLLAACGGGAEGVDGPTRTVTDVRGEQVEVPESPQRVVTLSEPTLDGALALGVTPVGTVSGRGQSTVPGYLVDLAGDIPLLGGIAQPNFEEIANADPDLILVDETSINNNPPAIEALEHIAPLVVTGRAGGDWRANLALTADALNLADKGREVVEEYDAQVADVAARLDAVAGDTFSVVRWQGGAPSLILKELPAGVALEDLGLKRPPSQDRRGRGHSNPVSLENLAEIDADHMFFGTLGGSSVTNPSAGGGTGTDAARQALAEAVKVPGFTALKAYQDNTIIPVDGSLWTSTGGPILMSRIVANIEEALVR